CGGCCCGACGGGCAAGACACCTCCGACGCTCGTGCGCCTCGGCCAGGTCCCGCTGCCCATCGGGGCCGTGCGGGACGGCGAGGTCGTGCAGCCCGAGACGGTCGCGTCCGCGCTCCGCCAGCTCTGGGCGCAGGCGAAGTTCGAGTCCAAGGACGTCGTCATCGGCGTCGGCAACCAGCGCGTCATCGTCCGCGAGCTCGACCTGCCGTGGATGCCCCTCGCGCAGCTGAAGGCGTCGCTGCCCTACCAGGTGGGCGACTCGCTGCCGATGTCGACCGACGACGCGCTCCTCGACTACTACCCGACGGCCGAGTTCGACGGCCCGCAGGGGCGCAGCGTCCAGGGCATGCTCGTCGCCGCGCAGCGGGACACCGTCAACGCCAACGTCATGGCGGTCGAGAGCGCGGGCCTGCGACCCCGCATGGTCGACCTCAACGCGTTCGCGCTCGTCCGGGCGCTCACGCGTGGCGAGCTCGCCGGCGCGACGGCCGCGTTCGTCGACATCGGCGCGTCCATCACCACGGTCGTCATCTCGTCGCACGGGACCCCGCGGCTCGTCCGCTCGCTGCCGTCCGGCGGCCACAACGTCACCGCCGCGGTCGCGAGCGCCCTCGGCGTCCCGCTGCCCGAGGCCGAGGCCATCAAGCGCGAGGTCGGGATCGGCTTCGCGGTCGGCCCCGACCGGACGTCGGCGTCCGAGGCGGTCAGCGCGGTCGTCCGCGCGCTCGTCGAGTCGGTCCGCAACACGTTCGTCTACTACGCCGGCAACAACGCCGGCGCGCCGATCGACGTCGTCGTCCTCACCGGCGGCGGCTCGCACCTGCCGGGCCTGGGCCAGTACCTGTCGAGCGCCAGCCGGCTCCCCGTCACCCTCGGTGACCCGCTCGCCGGGCTGCGGTCCGCGAAGACCGTGCAGCGCGAGGCGCTGAACGGGCACGAGAGCGTCGTCGCCCTCCCCGTCGGTCTCGCGTACGGAGTCGCCGCATGAGCACGCTCCTCGTCAAGCCCCGTGCCACCAAGAGCGGTGGCACCACCCTCGGCGCAACGCTCCCGCAGGTCAACCTGCTGCCGCCCGAGGTCCGCGTCGCCCGCGGGCTGCGCACCACCAAGCGGTGGCTCGGGATCAGCCTGGTGCTCGTCGTCGTGGCGTGCGTCGGCGTCTACGGCATGTCGCTGCTGTCCGCCGCGTCCGCGGCGGGCGAGCTCGTCGAGGCGCAGGACGAGACGCTGCGCCTGCAGAACGAGCAGGCGAAGTACGCCGAGGTCCCGCAGGTGCTCGGGGCGCTCGAGCGCACCGAGCAGGGCATCACGTTCGGCATGAGCACGGACGTCGAGTGGAAGCCCTACGTCGACGCGGTCGCGGCGGTCCTGCCGCCCAACGTCAGCATCGACTCGCTCATGCTCACGTTCGCGACGCCCATGACGGCGGCCGCCCCCGCGAGCGACCCGCTGCAGACGGCGGGCGTGGGGCAGATCCAGTTCACGGTGCGCAGCGCCCAGATGCCCGACACGGCCGCGTGGGTCGACGCGCTGAACTCGGTGCCGGGCTTCGCCGACAGCTGGGTCTCGTCGGCGACGGTCACCGAGGACGAGGGCGGCGCGTACTTCACGGTCGCCGGCACGGTGCAGGTGCTCGACACGGCGCTCTCGCACAAGTTCGACACGTTCGGCGAGGAGGGCTGACATGGGCGGCGCGAAGAAGAGCACCTGGATCGGTGGCACGGTCTTCGTCGGCGTGGTCCTCGCGGCGGCCGCGTGGTTCCTGCTGATCTCCCCGACGTTCGCCGCGGCCGCGGAGGTCCGGGCCGCGGCCGAGGACACGCGCGCGCAGAACGAGATCCTGTCGTTGCAGGTCGTCAAGCTGAAGGCGGACTTCGAGAAGCTCCCGGAGTACCGCGCGGAGCTCGAGCAGCTGCGCGTGCAGGTGCCCACCGACGCCCGCCTGGCCGACTGGATGCGCCAGCTGGACCAGATCGCGACGGCGCACGGCGTGGTCGTCACGGCCCTCACGCCGTCGGCCCCGCAGGCGGTCGTGCCCGCCGAGGCGGTCGCCCCGGCCGCGCCGCCCGCGACGGACGGCACGGCCACCGACGGCACGGCCACGGACGGCGCCGCGACGGACGGCACGGCCACCGCCGACGGCACCGGTGTCCCGGCGCCGGTCGTCAGCACCGTGCCCGACGGCATGGTCGCGATCCCGATCTCGGTCACCGTCCTCGGCCCGTACGACGGGACGGTCGCGTTCCTGCACGACCTGCAGCGCACGATGCCGCAGCTCTTCCTGGTGTCCGGCTTCACGGGCACCGCGCAGGACGAGGCCGCCGCGAGCGGCGGGAAGCCGGCGACGCACGTCGGCGACCAGGAGCTGATCGTCACGGGCTACACGTACGTGCTGCCCGACCTGTTCGCGACGCCCGCGCCGGTCGACCCGGCGGCTCCGGCCCCGACCCTGCCGGGTGCGATCCCCGGCAAGAACCCGGTGGTCCCGATCCCCGGTCGCTGACCCGACCCGCGAAGGGCCAGGTCCTGCCCACTCGGCGGACCTGGCCCTTCGCCGTGCCCCCCGAGTGAGAGGATGCCGCCCATGCTGCGTTGGTTGACGTCCGGTGAGTCCCACGGCCCGGCGCTCGTCGGGATCCTCGAGGGAGTCCCGGCGGACGTCGAGGTGCGCTCGTCCGACATCCAGGAGGCGCTCGCGCGCCGTCGGCTCGGGTACGGGCGCGGCGCCCGGATGAAGTTCGAGCAGGACGAGGTGCGGCTGCTGGGCGGCGTGCGCCACGGGCGCACCCAGGGCGGGCCGGTGGCGATCGAGATCGGCAACACCGAGTGGCCCAAGTGGGTCGACGTGATGTCGTCGGACCCGGTCGACGACCCCGAGGTGCTGAACCGCGCCCGCAACGCGCCGCTCACGCGCCCGCGCCCCGGCCACGCGGACCTCGTCGGGATGCGCAAGTACGGCTTCGACGACGCGCGTCCCGTGCTCGAGCGCGCGAGCGCCCGCGAGACGGCGACGCGCGTCGCGCTGGGGACGGTCGCGGCCCGGCTGCTCGACCAGGCCGCCGGCGTGCGGCTGGTCTCGCACGTCGTGGGCATCGGGCCGGTCGCGACGCCCGAGGACGCGGCGCTCCCCACGCCCGACGACGTCGCGGCGCTCGACGCCGACCCGGTGCGCTGCTTCGACGCCTCGACGTCGGCCGCGATGGTCGCCGAGATCGACCAGTGCCACAAGGACGGCGACACGCTCGGCGGCGTCGTCGAGGTGCTCGTCTACGGCCTGCCGTCGGGGCTCGGCTCCTACGTGCACGCGGACCGGCGTCTCGACGCGCGCCTCGCGGGCGCGCTCATGGGCATCCAGGCCATCAAGGGCGTGGAGGTCGGCGACGGCTTCCGCACGGCCGCCCGCCGGGGGTCCGCGGCGCACGACGAGATCGAGCGCGACGCGTCGGGGCGGATCGTGCGGCGCACGAACCGCGCGGGCGGCGTCGAGGGCGGCATGACGAACGGGGAGATCCTGCGGGTCCGGGCCGCCATGAAGCCGATCTCGACCGTGCCGCGCGCGCTCGCCACGGTCGACACCGCGACGGGCGAGGCCGCGAAGGCGCAGCACCAGCGCTCCGACGTGTGCGCGGTTCCGCCGGCGGCCGTGGTGGCCGAGGCGATGGTCGCGCTCGTCGTCGCGGACGCGCTGCTGGAGAAGACGGGTGGCGACTCCGTGGCGGAGGTGCGGCGCAACCTCGACGCCTACGTCGCCTCGATCCCGTCGCTGCTCTCGTGACGCAGGCGGCGGGCGCGGGCCCGCGCGTCGTCCTCGTCGGTCCGCCCGGCTCGGGCAAGTCCACCGTCGCGCACGCGCTCGGCGAGCGGTGGCAGCTGGCGGTGCGGGACACGGACGCGGACGTCGAGCGGACGGCGGGCAAGCCGATCGCCGAGATCTTCGTCGACGACGGCGAGCCGCACTTCCGCGCGCTGGAGCGGGACGCGGTGGCCGCGGCCCTCGGCGACCACGACGGGGTGCTGGCGCTCGGCGGCGGTGCCGTGCTGCACGCCGACACCCGGGCGGCACTGGCGGCGTACCGGGCGCGGGGCGGTGCGGTCGTGTTCCTCGACGTGACGCTCGCGCACGCGGCGCCGAGGGTCGGGTTCAACCAGTCGCGGCCGCTGCTGCTCGGCAACCCGCGGGCGCGCTGGCAGGCGCTCATGGAGGAGCGGCGGCCGGTGTACGAGGAGGTCGCGACGCTGCGCGTGCTGACCGACGGCCTGCGGCCGGCGGACGTCGCGGTCGCGGTGGAGGACGGCCTGACGGCCCTGCGGGTGGGCGACGGCCCCGCCGCTGTCACGGAGGAGGAGCGATGAGCACGACGGTCCGGGTGGCGGGGGAGCAGCCCTACGACGTGGTGATCGGGCGGCACCTGCTGGGCGAGCTGTCGGGGCTCCTGGGTGAGGGCGTGCGCCGCGTGCTCGTCGTGCACCCGGCGGCGCTCGCGACGTCGGCCGAGGCGGTCCGCGAGGACCTGCTGGCGCACGGGTACGAGGCGTTCGCGGCCGAGGTGCCGGACGCGGAGGCCGCGAAGACGGCACAGGTCGCGGCGTTCCTCTGGGGCGTCCTGGGCCAGGCGGACTTCACGCGCTCGGACGCGGTGGTCGCCCTCGGCGGCGGCGCGACGACGGACCTCGGCGGTTTCGTCGCGGCGACGTGGCTGCGCGGCATCACGGTCGTCCAGGTCCCGACGACGCTGCTCGCGATGGTCGACGCGGCCGTCGGCGGGAAGACGGGCATCAACACCGCCGAGGGCAAGAACCTCGTCGGGGCGTTCCACCCGCCGGCGGGCGTGCTGTGCGACCTCGCGGCGCTCGAGTCGCTCCCGCCGCACGACTTCGTCGCGGGCCTCGCCGAGGTCGTCAAGTGCGGCTTCATCGCGGACCCGCGGATCCTCGAGCTCGTCGAGCAGAACGTCGACCTGCTGCGCGACCCGGTCGCGGCGGCGTCGTCGCCCGTGCTCGCGGAGCTGGTCGAGCGCGCGGTCGCGGTGAAGGCGCGCGTCGTGGGCGAGGACCTCAAGGAGTCGGACCTGCGCGAGATCCTCAACTACGGGCACACGTTCGGGCACGCGGTGGAGCAGGTCGAGCGCTTCCAGTGGCGGCACGGTGCCGCGGTGTCGGTCGGCATGGTGTTCGCGGCGGAGCTCGCCCGGCTCGCGGGCCGGCTCTCGGACGAGGTGGTCGAGCGGCACCGGTCGGTGCTCACGTCGCTGGGGCTGCCGGTCGCGTACCGCGGGGACCGCTGGGAGCGGCTGCTGGCCGCGATGCGCCGGGACAAGAAGACGCGCGGGGATGTGCTGCGGTTCGTCGTCCTGGAGGACGTCGGACGCCCGACGCGGCTGGAGGGACCCGACCCGACGCTGCTCGCCGCCGCGTACGCCGAGGTCAGCGAGGGCGCCGCGGCGCCGTCGCGCGCGGTGTCGCTGTGACGCGTCCGCGGGCTGGTGCACGGCGCGTCGCGCACCGGCGTGTCGCCTAGGCTGGGGCGATGACGCGCGCGCTGGTGCTCAACGGTCCCAACCTCGCTCGGCTGGGCTCGCGGGAGCCGGACGTGTACGGCTCGGCGTCGCTCGACGACCTCGCGGCGTCCGTCGAGAAGTGGTGCGTGGACCTCGGCATCGACGCCGACGTGCGGCAGACCGACGACGAGTCGCAGCTGGTCGGCTGGCTGCACGAGGCCGTGGACACGCGCGCGCACGTCGTCCTCAACCCGGCTGCGTTCACGCACTACTCGTACGCGCTGCGCGACGCGGCGGCGCAGGTGACGTCGGCGGGCCTGGTCCTGGTCGAGGTGCACATCACCAACCCGTACGCGCGTGAGGCGTTCCGGCACACGTCGGTCGTCGGAGCCGTGTCGACGGGGACGGTCGCCGGGTTCGGGTTCGACTCGTACCGGCTGGCGCTGACCGCGGTCGCGCTGCGGGTCTGACCCGCCCGGGTGGCGACAAGTTCCCCGCCTTGTAGTGGCAGCAACAAGCGTGCAGACTTGTCGCATGTTCGTCCTCACGATCGACCAGCGGGGGAGCCGTCGCCACGGCGACCGTGTCGAGCAGCTCCTCGCCGACCTCGCCTCGCACCACGCGCGCGCGGGCAGCACGCCGCTGCGCGGCTTCGAGCGCACCGTCGGCGACGAGGTGCAGGGCGTCTACGAGGACGCGGACGCCGCGGTCGACGTCGCGCTGCACGTGCTCCGGCTCGGCGGCTGGACGGTCGGCATCGGCGCCGGTCCCGTCGACGAGCCCCTGCCGGACTCGCCACGCGCGGGCAGCGGGTCCGCGTTCGTGCTCGCCCGCACCGCGGTCGAGGCCGCGAAGAGCCGCAGCCGCACCGTCCCGCTCGCGGTCCGCGGCCGCGACGACGGGGCTGGCCGCGACGCCGAGGCGGTCCTCGTCCTCGTCGCGGCCGTCGCCGCCCGCCGGTCGGAGGCGGGCTGGGTCGTCGCCGACGCGATGAGCGTCGAGGCGCCCCGGCAGGAGGACCTCGCCGAGCGTCTCGGCGTCTCGCAGCAGGCGGTCAGCCAGCGGCTGCGCGCCGCGCTGTGGGCCGAGGAGCGCGCCGCCCGCCCCGCCGCCGCGCGGCTGCTGGCCTGGGCGCAGGGAGTGGGGGAGGATCGTCCGGCTCGTCCCTGACGTCCTCGGAGGTCCCATGCCCGCACCGCTCGTCGCGGTCGTCGTCGTCGCCGCGCTCGCGCTGTCCGCCGCGGGCGGGTGGCCGGTCGTCTCGCTCGTGCTGCGGCTCGCGTCGCGCTCGCGCGACGCCGGCCGGCCGGGGCACGCGGGCGCGCACGTGCTGTCCGCCGAGACCGCGCCGGCCACGGCGGGCGCCCCCGCCGGTGCGGCGGGCGGCCCCGCCAGCGCCGCGCCGCAGACCGCCGAGGCCCAGGCCGCCTCGACCGGGCCCCACCCGTCGCCGCTCGCGGTGTCCGACGGCCCCCAGGGCGAGGGCGCGCAGGCCGTGCTGCGCGGCGGGACGTGGGTCGGGATCCTCGAACGGCTCGCGGTCACCGGGTGCTTCCTCGTGGGCGAGGCCGGCGGGATCGCCGTCGTCGTCGCGGTCAAGGGCCTGGGTCGCTACCCCGAGCTGCGCGAGAACCCGGGGGCGTCGGAGCGGTTCGTCATCGGCACGCTCGCCTCGCTGCTGTGGTCGGCGGCGGTCGGGTTCGGCGCCGCGTGGCTCCTCACGCTCTGATCGGGCCCGCCGCGCGCACCGGTGCCGCGACGGGCCGGGACGTGCGCGCACGGTAGGATGGTCGGCGGTCTGCGGCCTGCCCGGGGCCACGCGACAGCCCAGGCGCATCTCGCGCCGGCCGGCGTGCGCGTCCCGGCGGCACCGCGAATCCTCCCGAACCCACGACAGGAAGCGACGACTGTGGCGACCACGAACGACCTCAAGAACGGCACCGTGCTGCGGATCGACGGGCAGCTGTGGACCGTCGTCGAGTTCCAGCACGTCAAGCCCGGCAAGGGCGGCGCGTTCGTCCGCACCAAGCTGAAGAACGTCCTCTCGGGCAAGGTCGTCGACAAGACGTTCAACGCCGGCATCAAGGTCGAGACGGCGAACGTCGACAAGCGCGACTACCAGTACCTGTACAAGGACGGCGACGACTTCGTGTTCATGGACACGGACACGTACGACCAGCTGCACGTGCCGGCCGCGACCGTGGGTGACGCCGCGAACTTCATGCTGGAGAACCAGAGCGCGCTCGTCGCGACCAACGAGGGCGTCCCGCTGTACGTCGAGCTCCCGCCGTCCGTCGTCCTCGAGGTCACGTACACCGAGCCGGGCCTGCAGGGCGACCGCTCGTCGGCGGGCACGAAGCCCGCGACGCTCGAGACGGGCTACGAGATCCAGGTGCCGCTGTTCCTCGAGGCGAACACCAAGGTCAAGGTCGACACCCGCGACGGCAGCTACCTGGGCCGCGTGAACGACTGACGTGGGAGCACGCACCAAGGCCCGCAAGCGGGCCCTCGACGTCCTCTTCGAGGCCGACCAGCGCGGGCTCGACCCGGTGACGCTGCTCGCGCAGCGCATCGCCGAGCCGGGCACGGAGGCGGCGCTGCCGCAGTACGCGGTCGAGCTCGTCGAGGGGGTCGTCGCCCACCGCGAGCGGATCGACGAGCTGCTCGCGACGCACGCGCACGGCTGGACGATCGACCGGATGCCCGCGGTCGACCGTGCGCTGCTGCGGCTCGGCACGTGGGAGGTGCTCTACAACGACGACGTGCCCGACGCGGTCGCGGTGGACGAGGCCGTGGAGCTCGCCCGGTCGTTGTCCACGGACGACTCGCCGTCGTTCGTCAACGGCCTGCTCGGCCGCATCGTCGACCTGAAGCCGACGCTGCTCGCCTGAGCCGCCCCTCCCGACAGCCTGTCCCGACGGCCCGCGTCTACCGACCGACGCGGGCCGTCGGCACGCTGCGGAGCGTCCGCGCGGGCGGCACGACGGGGATCGCCTCGGTCACGGGGCGCGGCCCGCGCACGGGCAGCGACGGCGTCGCGCGGCCGAGGAAGTTGCCCTGCACGCGCCGCACCCCGAGGTCGACGAGCGTCGTGAGCTGCGCGGCCGTCTCGACGCCCTCGGCGACGACGTCGAGGCCGTGGTTCTCGGCGAGCGCGAGGATCGCGCGCACGGCGCCGCGTCCGCGCTCGGTGTCGATCTCGCGGATGAACGAGCGGTCGACCTTGAGCACGTCGACGGGCAGCCGTCCGAGGCGGGAGATCGAGCTGTAGCCGGTGCCGAAGTCGTCGACGGCGACGCGCGCCCCGCGTGCGCGCAGCTCGGACAGCACGGGCACGGCCTGGGTGGTCTGCACGAGCGCGCTCTCGGTGATCTCGAGCGTGAGGTGCTCCCAGTAGGAGTCGCCCCACGCGGTCTCGAACTGCTCGAGCGCGTCGGGCTCGGTGAGCTGGCGCGAGGCGACGTTGACCGCCACGGGCATCTGGAAGCGGTCGAGCGCGCGCCGGCTCTCGCGCAGCACCGCGAGCCCGATCGGCACGATCAGCCCGGACTCCTCGGCGAGGTCGAGCCAGTCCGCGGGCAGCACGAGGTGCCCGTGGTGGTTCCACCGTGCCAGCGCCTCGACCTGCAGCACCTCGAGCGTCGCGGTGTCGACGACGGGCTGGAAGTGCGCGGTGAACTGACCGAGCGCGACGGCCTCCTCGAGCGCGACGCGCTGCAGCCGCTCCGCCTCGACGCGGCGGCGCAGGGCCCGGTCGAAGACGCGGAACCCGCTGCGTGACCGCTTCGCCTCGAGCATCGCGGTGTCGGCGTGCCGGACGAGGGCGTCGGGGTCGACGACGTCGCCGGGCACCCAGGTCGCGACGCCGACGGTGAGGCGCGTCGCGCGGCCGCCGTGCGAGCGGTCCTCGAAGCCCTCGCGCAGCGAGCGGGCGAGCGCGACGAGCGCGGCGTCCTCGGGCGCACGGGCGACGACGGCGACGAACTCGTCCCCGCCGAGGCGGCCCACGAGCACGTCCTCCCCGGTCACCACGGTGCGCAGGTGGTCGGCGACCCGGGCCAGCAGCGCGTCGCCGCGCGCGTGGCCGAGCTCGTCGTTGACGCGCTTGAAGCCGTCGACGTCGCAGTAGACGACGGCGACACGTGTCCGTTCGACGTTCGCGCGGTCGAGGACGTCGGTCAGGTGCTGCTCGACCGCGCGCCGGTTGGGCAGCGCGGTGAGCGGGTCGGAGAACGCGGTCGCGTGCAGCCGGTCGTTGAGGTGGTAACGCTCCCCGGCGGCGGCGACGATCTGCGCGAGGTCGACGAGGAAGCTGCGGGCGTGCGGGTCGAGGTCGGTGCCCTCGGCGGGGTAGAGCTCCGCGACGAACCGGCCGCGCGCGATGGGGCGCAGCGAGCCCTCGATGGTGTCGTCGCGGAGCACGGCGCGCGCGGCGTCGCGTGCGGTGAGGAGCAGTCGTTCGGGGTCCTTGGCGAACCACGCGGCGTTGGACAGGCTGGCGACGGCGTCGCGCATGCGGTGCTGCCGGGCGGCGGTGTCCTGCGCGCCGACGAGCCGGCGCAGCGCGAGCACCTCGAGGCCGACGGCGAGCGGCACCGCCCACAGCGCGGCGAGGATCGCGCTCACCGGCTGCTCGGGCAGCAGCACGCTGGCCAGGAGGAGCGCGACCGACTCGACACCGGCGATCACGAGCAGCGTGCCGAGCCGCCCGATCGGTGTCCGGCCGAACGCGACGAGCACGTAGACGACGACCACCAGGATCGTGCCCAGCAGACCGCCCGCGTCGACGAGCGGGGTGTGCGCGCCGGGCACGAACCAGGACACCGTGCGCGCGACGAGCAGGACGGTCGCGACGGCGACCCACCAGCGCACCGGGGTCCCGTGCCCGATGGCGCGTGCTGCGGGCAGCGCGATGAGCAGGAAGCCCGCGACGAGGACGCCGTGGGTGACCTCGACGGCGTCGCGGGGCAGACCCGCCGGCACGAGCGGGTAGAGACCGCCGACGAGGAGCAGGAGGGCGACGTCCGCGGACCACAGCAGCGTCCACGCGGCCCCCGGGTGGTGGGCTTCGCCGCGCCGCCAGAGCCAGTGCAGCACGCAGAAGCCCGCCACGAGACCGGCGACGAGCAGCTGCAGCACGGTGACCCACACCGGTACGGGACCCAGCACGTCCTAGACATCGGCGCCCAGGTCACGGGTCATGAGGGGCATCCGGGTGACGTCGGCCCCGGGTGGCCGCCGCACGTCCGGGTGACACGGTCCGGCGGCCGGGGCCGTCAGCCGCCCGGCGGGGACGTCCGGTTCTGCTCGCACGTGACGCAGCCGTCGGGTGCGCGGTCCAGCCCGGCGAGGACGTCCACGAACGTGCGGGTGAGGGGCAGGCCGGTGCGCTCCTCGACGAACAGCCACTGGCCGGACGGGTTGACCTCGAAGAACACGTGCTCGCCGTCGGGTCGCACGCGCAGGTCGATCGCCCCGTAGACGAGACCGAGCCGGCGCATCAGGCGCAGCAGCGCGTCCTGCACGGGCGTGGGGAGCGTGTACGGCTCCATCGGGACGGTGTCGAGCTCGAGCCGGAAGTCCAGCGCGTACGCCGTGCGGGCCGAGTGGATCGCGGCGGCGTGCACGGTGTCGCCGACGACGGTGACGCGCAGGTCGACGTCGCCGGGCACGTACTCCTGGAAGATCACGGGTGCGTGCCGCACCGCGTCGAGGAGGTCGACCTCGGCCGGCCGCAGCACCCGGGTCTCCCGCCATGCGGACGCCTGCGCGAGGAACGACTTGTAGACGGTGCGCCCGGGGCCGTGCGCGGTGACGAACGCGCGCGCCCGGTCGGGGTCGTTCGTCATGACCGTGCGGGGCGTCGCGAGCCCCGCACGTCGCGCCTCGCGCAGCTGGTACGCCTTGTGGGAGGCGCGCGTGTCGGCGTCGGGGTCGTTGACCCACACGGCGGGCAGGAGTGCGCGCAGGCCGCGCAGACCCTCGTCGCACTCGGTGAGCGCGAAGGCCTGTGCGGCCGGGTCGGTCACGACCGGGTCGAGCGTGTAGGGGAGCGGGCGACGCCACCACGCGGCGCGGCAGCCGGTGAGGTCGTGCTCCTTGCCGTCGACGGTGACCGCGAGCCCGGGCTCGTCGCCGTCGTCGTACGCGACGGTCACGCCGGTGGTGAGCGGGTAGCGCCCGGAGTCGAGCACCACGACGTCGTGACCGCGGCGCTCGAGCTCCGTGCG
The sequence above is a segment of the Cellulomonas fimi genome. Coding sequences within it:
- the pilM gene encoding type IV pilus assembly protein PilM; this encodes MATTRVIGLDIGSSSVRAAELEFGSGGPTGKTPPTLVRLGQVPLPIGAVRDGEVVQPETVASALRQLWAQAKFESKDVVIGVGNQRVIVRELDLPWMPLAQLKASLPYQVGDSLPMSTDDALLDYYPTAEFDGPQGRSVQGMLVAAQRDTVNANVMAVESAGLRPRMVDLNAFALVRALTRGELAGATAAFVDIGASITTVVISSHGTPRLVRSLPSGGHNVTAAVASALGVPLPEAEAIKREVGIGFAVGPDRTSASEAVSAVVRALVESVRNTFVYYAGNNAGAPIDVVVLTGGGSHLPGLGQYLSSASRLPVTLGDPLAGLRSAKTVQREALNGHESVVALPVGLAYGVAA
- a CDS encoding fimbrial assembly protein, whose product is MSTLLVKPRATKSGGTTLGATLPQVNLLPPEVRVARGLRTTKRWLGISLVLVVVACVGVYGMSLLSAASAAGELVEAQDETLRLQNEQAKYAEVPQVLGALERTEQGITFGMSTDVEWKPYVDAVAAVLPPNVSIDSLMLTFATPMTAAAPASDPLQTAGVGQIQFTVRSAQMPDTAAWVDALNSVPGFADSWVSSATVTEDEGGAYFTVAGTVQVLDTALSHKFDTFGEEG
- the aroC gene encoding chorismate synthase, with amino-acid sequence MLRWLTSGESHGPALVGILEGVPADVEVRSSDIQEALARRRLGYGRGARMKFEQDEVRLLGGVRHGRTQGGPVAIEIGNTEWPKWVDVMSSDPVDDPEVLNRARNAPLTRPRPGHADLVGMRKYGFDDARPVLERASARETATRVALGTVAARLLDQAAGVRLVSHVVGIGPVATPEDAALPTPDDVAALDADPVRCFDASTSAAMVAEIDQCHKDGDTLGGVVEVLVYGLPSGLGSYVHADRRLDARLAGALMGIQAIKGVEVGDGFRTAARRGSAAHDEIERDASGRIVRRTNRAGGVEGGMTNGEILRVRAAMKPISTVPRALATVDTATGEAAKAQHQRSDVCAVPPAAVVAEAMVALVVADALLEKTGGDSVAEVRRNLDAYVASIPSLLS
- a CDS encoding shikimate kinase; this encodes MTQAAGAGPRVVLVGPPGSGKSTVAHALGERWQLAVRDTDADVERTAGKPIAEIFVDDGEPHFRALERDAVAAALGDHDGVLALGGGAVLHADTRAALAAYRARGGAVVFLDVTLAHAAPRVGFNQSRPLLLGNPRARWQALMEERRPVYEEVATLRVLTDGLRPADVAVAVEDGLTALRVGDGPAAVTEEER
- the aroB gene encoding 3-dehydroquinate synthase — its product is MSTTVRVAGEQPYDVVIGRHLLGELSGLLGEGVRRVLVVHPAALATSAEAVREDLLAHGYEAFAAEVPDAEAAKTAQVAAFLWGVLGQADFTRSDAVVALGGGATTDLGGFVAATWLRGITVVQVPTTLLAMVDAAVGGKTGINTAEGKNLVGAFHPPAGVLCDLAALESLPPHDFVAGLAEVVKCGFIADPRILELVEQNVDLLRDPVAAASSPVLAELVERAVAVKARVVGEDLKESDLREILNYGHTFGHAVEQVERFQWRHGAAVSVGMVFAAELARLAGRLSDEVVERHRSVLTSLGLPVAYRGDRWERLLAAMRRDKKTRGDVLRFVVLEDVGRPTRLEGPDPTLLAAAYAEVSEGAAAPSRAVSL
- a CDS encoding type II 3-dehydroquinate dehydratase yields the protein MTRALVLNGPNLARLGSREPDVYGSASLDDLAASVEKWCVDLGIDADVRQTDDESQLVGWLHEAVDTRAHVVLNPAAFTHYSYALRDAAAQVTSAGLVLVEVHITNPYAREAFRHTSVVGAVSTGTVAGFGFDSYRLALTAVALRV
- the efp gene encoding elongation factor P; its protein translation is MATTNDLKNGTVLRIDGQLWTVVEFQHVKPGKGGAFVRTKLKNVLSGKVVDKTFNAGIKVETANVDKRDYQYLYKDGDDFVFMDTDTYDQLHVPAATVGDAANFMLENQSALVATNEGVPLYVELPPSVVLEVTYTEPGLQGDRSSAGTKPATLETGYEIQVPLFLEANTKVKVDTRDGSYLGRVND
- the nusB gene encoding transcription antitermination factor NusB, coding for MGARTKARKRALDVLFEADQRGLDPVTLLAQRIAEPGTEAALPQYAVELVEGVVAHRERIDELLATHAHGWTIDRMPAVDRALLRLGTWEVLYNDDVPDAVAVDEAVELARSLSTDDSPSFVNGLLGRIVDLKPTLLA
- a CDS encoding putative bifunctional diguanylate cyclase/phosphodiesterase; translated protein: MLGPVPVWVTVLQLLVAGLVAGFCVLHWLWRRGEAHHPGAAWTLLWSADVALLLLVGGLYPLVPAGLPRDAVEVTHGVLVAGFLLIALPAARAIGHGTPVRWWVAVATVLLVARTVSWFVPGAHTPLVDAGGLLGTILVVVVYVLVAFGRTPIGRLGTLLVIAGVESVALLLASVLLPEQPVSAILAALWAVPLAVGLEVLALRRLVGAQDTAARQHRMRDAVASLSNAAWFAKDPERLLLTARDAARAVLRDDTIEGSLRPIARGRFVAELYPAEGTDLDPHARSFLVDLAQIVAAAGERYHLNDRLHATAFSDPLTALPNRRAVEQHLTDVLDRANVERTRVAVVYCDVDGFKRVNDELGHARGDALLARVADHLRTVVTGEDVLVGRLGGDEFVAVVARAPEDAALVALARSLREGFEDRSHGGRATRLTVGVATWVPGDVVDPDALVRHADTAMLEAKRSRSGFRVFDRALRRRVEAERLQRVALEEAVALGQFTAHFQPVVDTATLEVLQVEALARWNHHGHLVLPADWLDLAEESGLIVPIGLAVLRESRRALDRFQMPVAVNVASRQLTEPDALEQFETAWGDSYWEHLTLEITESALVQTTQAVPVLSELRARGARVAVDDFGTGYSSISRLGRLPVDVLKVDRSFIREIDTERGRGAVRAILALAENHGLDVVAEGVETAAQLTTLVDLGVRRVQGNFLGRATPSLPVRGPRPVTEAIPVVPPARTLRSVPTARVGR
- a CDS encoding MvdC/MvdD family ATP grasp protein; this encodes MILVESHEGDDHLAPVRTELERRGHDVVVLDSGRYPLTTGVTVAYDDGDEPGLAVTVDGKEHDLTGCRAAWWRRPLPYTLDPVVTDPAAQAFALTECDEGLRGLRALLPAVWVNDPDADTRASHKAYQLREARRAGLATPRTVMTNDPDRARAFVTAHGPGRTVYKSFLAQASAWRETRVLRPAEVDLLDAVRHAPVIFQEYVPGDVDLRVTVVGDTVHAAAIHSARTAYALDFRLELDTVPMEPYTLPTPVQDALLRLMRRLGLVYGAIDLRVRPDGEHVFFEVNPSGQWLFVEERTGLPLTRTFVDVLAGLDRAPDGCVTCEQNRTSPPGG